A stretch of Gossypium hirsutum isolate 1008001.06 chromosome A06, Gossypium_hirsutum_v2.1, whole genome shotgun sequence DNA encodes these proteins:
- the LOC107942929 gene encoding uncharacterized acetyltransferase At3g50280 has product MAIACQLLLLANLVRIQDMTGVEYISSDMVQAVIHKAELSQLRVELTPWDLQLLLVSPVQKGLLFPKPQHENSFINHLKASLSDTLLYFPPLSGRLATTEHDDEKVSFFIDCNNIGALFIHAKANGVTISDIMEPLYVPSIVHSFFPLNGVKNIEGVSNPFLGVQVTELVDGIFIGITANHSVVDGTSFWHFFNSWSAISRGLIHLPKLLVFQQRVFHFSKQSIVTLKARANAEVGTGTTTTTNQMVQISSLQALLSHLWQSIIRNKNLEPNEDTHYCFIIGGRQRLHDLPQEYFRNVIKIKSEDFNKFIETWIASPELLKISISSRKLITSSSPRFDMYGNNFGWGKPIAVRSGSANKSDGKITLYCGAEEGSIDIEACLSPETLNALGNDEEFMDAIITN; this is encoded by the exons ATGGCCATAGCTTGTCAATTACTTTTATTAGCTAATCTCGTAAGAATCCAAGATATGACAGGGGTTGAATATATCTCGAGTGATATGGTTCAGGCAGTGATTCACAAGGCCGAGTTGAGCCAGCTGAGGGTTGAGTTAACTCCATGGGATCTTCAGCTTCTTCTAGTCAGTCCAGTCCAAAAGGGTCTCCTTTTTCCCAAACCACAACATGAAAACTCCTTTATCAACCACTTAAAAGCCTCTCTTTCCGACACTCTACTCTACTTTCCACCCCTTTCGGGCCGCCTAGCCACTACCGAACATGACGACGAAAAGGTTTCGTTTTTCATCGATTGTAATAATATCGGGGCCTTGTTTATCCATGCTAAAGCAAATGGAGTGACCATTTCCGACATTATGGAACCTCTTTATGTTCCGTCGATTGTTCATTCGTTTTTCCCACTCAACGGTGTTAAAAACATAGAGGGCGTTTCTAACCCATTTCTCGGAGTGCAAGTGACTGAGCTTGTGGATGGCATTTTCATCGGTATCACGGCGAACCATTCCGTGGTCGACGGTACATCCTTTTGGCACTTCTTTAACTCATGGTCCGCCATTTCAAGAGGTTTAATCCACTTACCGAAGCTCCTTGTTTTTCAAC AAAGGGTTTTCCATTTCTCAAAACAAAGCATTGTAACCCTCAAAGCAAGAGCCAATGCAGAGGTCGGCACCggcaccaccaccaccaccaaccAAATGGTACAAATCTCATCACTTCAAGCACTCTTGTCCCATCTATGGCAATCTATTATTCGCAACAAAAATTTAGAGCCAAATGAAGACACCCATTACTGCTTTATCATTGGCGGCAGACAAAGATTACATGATTTGCCACAAGAGTATTTTCGGAATGTGATAAAGATAAAAA GTGAAGATTTCAACAAGTTCATTGAGACATGGATTGCAAGCCCTGAGCTGTTGAAGATTTCGATATCGAGTCGGAAATTGATCACAAGCAGTTCACCTCGGTTCGACATGTATGGTAATAATTTTGGATGGGGAAAGCCAATAGCTGTAAGATCTGGGTCGGCAAATAAATCTGATGGAAAAATAACATTGTATTGTGGAGCTGAAGAAGGTAGTATTGATATTGAAGCATGTCTTTCACCTGAGACATTGAATGCTTTGGGAAATGATGAGGAGTTCATGGATGCTATTATTACCAACTAA